The nucleotide window TCGGGCTCGCGATGGGGGTTCTCCAGCCATGGAGCAACATTGCAGCCTTCGGGTGGATCTCCTAGATGTAAATGACAATGCCCCCCACATCACAGTGACCTCAGAGCTTGGGACTCTTCCAGAGAGCGCAGAACCTGGCACTGTAGTGGCACTCATCAGTGTGCAGGACCCTGACTCAGGGTCAAATGGAGACGTGAGCCTCCGTATTCCTGACCACTTGCCATTTGCCCTCAAGTCTGCCTTCAGGAACCAGTTCTCCTTGGTGACTTCTGGGCCCTTGGACCGAGAGGCCAAATCCAGCTATGACATCATGGTCACTGCTTCCGATGCTGGGAATCCTCCCCTGAGTACCCAGAGGAGTATTTTCCTCAATATTTCAGATGTGAATGATAACCCACCCTCTTTCTTCCAGAGGTCACATGAGGTGTTTGTTCCTGAGAACAATCGCCCAGGGGACCTGCTTTGTTCCCTTGCAGCCTCTGATCCAGACTCTGGCTTGAATGCACTCATCTCCTACTCTCTCCTGGAGCCCAGAAATCGAGATGTGTCAGCTTCTTCTTTCATCTCTCTGAACCCCCAAACAGGAGCTGTTCATGCTACTCGATCCTTTGACTATGAACAAACACAGACATTGCAATTTGAGGTGCAGGCCCGGGATCGGGGCAACCCACCTCTTAGTAGCACTGTGACAGTTCGTCTGTTTGTGCTGGACCTCAATGACAATGCCCCAGCTGTGCTGCGTCCTAGGGCCCGGCCTGGTTCTTTATGTCCGCAAGCTCTGCCTCCATCAGTTGGTGCTGGCCATCTAGTCACAAAGGTGACTGCTGTGGACTTGGATTCAGGTTACAATGCTTGGGTTTCCTATCAGCTCCTGGAGGCCCCAGACCCCAGCCTGTTTGCTGTCTCTCGCTATGCTGGGGAGGTTCGGACGGCAGTTCCAATCCCAGCTGATCTCCCACCACAGAAGCTGGTCATTGTAGTAAAGGATAGTGGTAGTCCACCACTCTCTACCTCTGTTACTCTACTGGTGTCCTTGGAGGAAGATACTCATCCAGTTGTCCCTGATCTTCGAGAATCTTCAGCTCCAAGGGAAGGAGAATCCCGCCTGACCCTCTATTTGGCTGTATCACTAGTGGCAATTTGCTTTGTCTCCTTTGGCTCATTCGTTGCACTACTGTCTAAGTGTTTGCGTGGGGCTGCCTGTGGAGTGACCTGCTTTCCTGCTGGCACCTGTGCCTGTCTCACCCGATCTCGAAGGAGGGAGGGGCTTCCTCCTTCCAATGGGATCCTGCGAATCCAGCTAGGGTCAGATGATCCTATCAAGTTTGTTGATGTGGGCGGCCACTCTCATGGCTGTACACCCTTGGCTTCTGCACCCACTCGGAGCGATAGCTTCATGATGGTGAAGTCACCCAGTGCACCTATGGCAGGGGAGCCTGTTCGCCCAAGCTGCCCACCCTCTGATCTTCTGTATGGGCTAGAGGTGAGACCTTTGCAGGCTCAGCCAGTGCTTGAGAGTTACTCTGATCCAAGCATATGGCTGGGTCATGTCCCTGGGACTGTTGGTCTCTCTGCAAGAGCCCATAGTGAGTGGTAACTATGTTGTAGATGGTGTGCTTTCGAAGTATTTTGTGAATAACCAGGAAGTTGTCACAGATTAGTACTTGAGGTGGATTATGTACCTGAAGGTAAGAAATGAAGGTAATGATCAAGAGCCAGGGTATTGTGGAAGCATGGTGCCAGAATGTGGGAGCATAGAAGGCTATCCTGTACAGGGGTAGGGTGTATCAGGCAGTCACCTAAACCCAAGAGGTTGCTTTCTCTTCCTGAATGAGGGGGGCAGGTTCTGGACTACCTTAACTCTAGGTTACCATTTCCCAATGAATCTAGGGTGACTGCTGTATTTGCCCCACAATATTAAGTACCTCCTAACCCACTATAGAGAGAACTCGCTGCTTGAAACAGCAGAGAGCACAAAGAGGGGAGAGCTGAAGGGGAAGTAGGGAGGCATCAGGATGCAAGCAGAGATCTTTAGTCCAAGTCTTCAGGAATCCCATTCAGGTTCCCACTGAGATTTGAGCTAGATGCAAAAGaattgggggcaggggagcatTACTTCTTTGGGGGGGGGAAGCAACATGTGAGTAAAATCACTTCATGTCATAAAACTGGTTTACAGCTGAGGAACTCAgaggcagccactctggaagtcTTTAAGTAGACTTTTGAATTGGTGCAACCATAAATTCTAGAGACAACGCCTGGTTTCTACTCACTCTCCTGGGTGACCTGGATCAGTTCCAGGAATGTTCCCCCTACTAAAAGCTGTTATGCTCATTCCATAGCTCAAGTCGGGGATCTCATAAAAGCTGAATCCTGTAACCATCAGCTGACATTGAGATTCCTCCAAGCATTGATGGAGAGTCAGAGCAAGGCTTTACAGGATCCTAACAAATGGTTTCTCTCACCTCAGCCATGTTTGGCAGAATggcgtgggtgggtgggtgggggggttcACATGGCTTTGCCTCCCCTGGAAGGACAAAATTTTGTTGGTTTAACAAAGTAGTGGAAACTTCTAAAGTCCTGAGGGAAGTTGCTGGGACAGAACACTGAAAAGTTTTGTACCACTTTGTCTTCCCTGTTGAGAACCATCTGAGCTGTCAAACTTTGCTGCCAAGGGGGCTGAATCAACCTGCAGCATGAAATGAGTGGGGAGGTAGGAGGCTTCATTGACACAGATTTGCCTGTTCCTAAGGTTTCCAGGACTGAGGGGACTTCATAATTGGTTGAGAGCAGACAGACTTTTTGGCCAATCAGACTCAGAGCAGAGGTGGGGGATCTGCtcttcctgcccacctctcctcctcctgttccccaGCTCCACTCAGATTcagttcccctccccccccacccacccccgccatTTGGTGACTAAGAAGAACTGCTGCAGGCAGACATACCTCGGAGCAGTTTTTAAGAGGCTGGAAGGAGACATAAGAGATTTCAGCTGCTACATTCCAAGACCTGGGTCTGCCTTGGAGACAGGACAGCGCAGAGTCAGTGTCCAAGAAGGGACCTCTGGGTCATGGGGCCCAAGACACCCCCACAGCTCGCTGGGAAATGGCAAGTGCTGTGCATGTTGTCGTTGTGCTGCTGGGGCTGGGTGTCCGGGCAGC belongs to Acinonyx jubatus isolate Ajub_Pintada_27869175 chromosome A1, VMU_Ajub_asm_v1.0, whole genome shotgun sequence and includes:
- the LOC106967305 gene encoding protocadherin gamma-C4 isoform X3 yields the protein MLCKVGSWVEICWGATLLFLICHLGYVCGQIRYPVPEESQEGTFVGNVAQDFLLDTETLSARRLQVAGEVNQRHFRVDLDSGALLIKNPIDREALCGLSASCIVPLEFVTEGPLEMYRAEVEIVDVNDHAPRFPRQQLDLEIGEAAPPGQRFPLEKAQDADVGSNSISSYRLSSNEHFALDVKKRSDGSLVPELLLEKPLDREKQSDYRLVLTAVDGGNPPRSGTAELRVSVLDVNDNAPAFQQSSYRISVLESAPAGMLLIQLNASDPDLGPSGNVTFSFSGHTPDRVRNLFSLHPTTGKLTLQGPLDFESENYYEFDIRARDGGSPAMEQHCSLRVDLLDVNDNAPHITVTSELGTLPESAEPGTVVALISVQDPDSGSNGDVSLRIPDHLPFALKSAFRNQFSLVTSGPLDREAKSSYDIMVTASDAGNPPLSTQRSIFLNISDVNDNPPSFFQRSHEVFVPENNRPGDLLCSLAASDPDSGLNALISYSLLEPRNRDVSASSFISLNPQTGAVHATRSFDYEQTQTLQFEVQARDRGNPPLSSTVTVRLFVLDLNDNAPAVLRPRARPGSLCPQALPPSVGAGHLVTKVTAVDLDSGYNAWVSYQLLEAPDPSLFAVSRYAGEVRTAVPIPADLPPQKLVIVVKDSGSPPLSTSVTLLVSLEEDTHPVVPDLRESSAPREGESRLTLYLAVSLVAICFVSFGSFVALLSKCLRGAACGVTCFPAGTCACLTRSRRREGLPPSNGILRIQLGSDDPIKFVDVGGHSHGCTPLASAPTRSDSFMMVKSPSAPMAGEPVRPSCPPSDLLYGLEQAPPNTDWRFSQAQRPGTSGSQNGDETGTWPNNQFDTEMLQAMILASASEAADGGSTLGGGAGTMGLSARYGPQFTLQHVPDYRQNVYIPGSNATLTNAAGKRDGKAPTGGNGNKKKSGKKEKK